The Maridesulfovibrio zosterae DSM 11974 genome contains a region encoding:
- a CDS encoding two-component system response regulator, translated as MKILIVDDNAVNLTLLDRLLKNEGADVYKALTGNEAIEICKDNDFALILLDVQMPGMDGYETAKAIKEIEECRLVPIIFLTAIYKDPTYARMGYEAGAVDFLTQPIDPATLRGKVGVFLELKRQKDLLEREITQRIRIERALRIAEEKYRNIFERAVEGIFRSTLSGVLKEANPALARILGYDTPEETIACVNTIEAFAEHEERNQYLKSLMREKSLNDYEFQVKRKDNSLIWISESCRLFEENGEFYIEGVVEDITHRKICEFELQTQATVDALTGIPNRYLFFDRLNKSIANAGRFSEKLALLFIDLNNFKSVNDQYGHHTGDMLLERVARRLQARLRSSDTFARLGGDEFCVLLERPSGRDTIATVATEFISCLSEPFNFGGVSCSVGASIGISLFPEDASIAEELVKRADEAMYKVKDETDRNYCFFSE; from the coding sequence TTGAAGATACTTATCGTTGATGACAATGCGGTAAATCTGACTTTGCTCGATAGGTTGCTTAAAAATGAAGGGGCTGATGTATATAAAGCTCTTACCGGAAATGAGGCAATTGAGATCTGCAAAGATAATGATTTTGCATTGATTTTACTTGATGTTCAAATGCCAGGGATGGATGGCTATGAAACAGCTAAAGCCATTAAAGAAATTGAAGAATGCCGATTAGTTCCGATAATTTTCTTAACAGCTATCTATAAAGATCCTACTTATGCCCGTATGGGGTATGAGGCCGGGGCTGTTGATTTTCTCACTCAGCCCATAGATCCTGCTACATTGCGAGGCAAGGTCGGTGTTTTTCTTGAGCTTAAACGGCAAAAGGATTTGCTGGAACGTGAAATAACACAGCGCATCCGGATTGAGCGCGCGTTGCGAATAGCTGAGGAAAAATACCGTAATATATTTGAAAGGGCTGTAGAAGGTATTTTTAGGTCTACTTTGAGTGGGGTTCTCAAAGAGGCGAATCCAGCTCTTGCCCGTATTCTTGGGTACGATACTCCAGAAGAAACCATTGCATGTGTTAATACCATAGAAGCTTTTGCAGAACATGAAGAACGAAACCAGTATCTTAAATCATTGATGAGAGAAAAATCACTCAACGATTATGAGTTTCAGGTTAAGCGTAAAGATAATTCTCTTATCTGGATTTCTGAAAGTTGCAGATTGTTCGAGGAGAATGGTGAATTTTATATTGAGGGAGTCGTAGAAGATATTACACATCGTAAAATCTGCGAATTTGAGTTGCAGACTCAAGCAACAGTTGACGCATTGACTGGAATTCCGAACCGTTATTTGTTTTTTGATCGGCTGAATAAATCTATTGCCAATGCCGGTAGATTCAGTGAGAAATTGGCTTTATTGTTTATAGATTTGAATAATTTTAAATCTGTTAATGATCAGTACGGACATCATACAGGTGATATGCTCCTTGAAAGGGTAGCCAGAAGATTACAGGCTCGGTTGCGCTCTTCGGATACTTTTGCCCGATTGGGAGGTGATGAATTCTGCGTGCTTCTTGAGCGTCCTTCCGGGCGTGACACTATTGCCACTGTGGCTACTGAATTTATTTCCTGCTTGAGTGAGCCATTCAATTTTGGTGGAGTATCCTGCTCTGTAGGTGCATCAATAGGCATAAGCCTTTTTCCTGAGGATGCATCTATTGCAGAGGAGTTGGTTAAACGTGCTGATGAGGCTATGTATAAAGTTAAGGATGAGACGGATAGAAATTATTGTTTTTTCTCTGAGTAA
- a CDS encoding NADH-quinone oxidoreductase subunit A, producing the protein MVFTWLQFAIFMFLIGGLLFAGGPLILSAVVAPRAKGGDMGMSYECGMKPHGRAWNQFGISYYVYALLFLAFDVDVLYLFPVSVWYPHAVGMEAFVEVAGFLSVLAVAIIYFWKKGVFTWPRKIS; encoded by the coding sequence ATGGTTTTTACCTGGCTCCAGTTTGCCATCTTCATGTTTCTCATAGGTGGACTTCTTTTTGCTGGTGGTCCGCTGATTTTATCAGCTGTTGTAGCCCCAAGAGCAAAGGGGGGGGACATGGGCATGTCTTATGAATGCGGCATGAAACCTCATGGACGAGCCTGGAATCAGTTCGGCATCAGTTATTATGTTTATGCCTTGCTGTTTCTGGCATTTGATGTGGATGTTCTCTATCTCTTTCCTGTTTCAGTCTGGTATCCCCATGCGGTAGGAATGGAGGCATTTGTTGAGGTGGCAGGATTTCTTTCTGTACTTGCTGTAGCAATTATCTATTTTTGGAAGAAAGGAGTATTCACATGGCCCCGCAAGATCTCCTAA
- a CDS encoding NADH-quinone oxidoreductase subunit B — protein MAPQDLLTPGGHKIDDGLVRLELAEDAMNICRSMSLWPMTFGLACCAIEMMACGMARFDMARFGAEVFRPSARQADLMIVAGTVTKKMAPAVVRLYEQMPAPKWVLALGNCAISGGPFKFKGQYGIVEGVDNLIPVDVYVPGCPPRPEALLEGLFQIQEKVTGKRWWPVPEALEKENF, from the coding sequence ATGGCCCCGCAAGATCTCCTAACACCCGGCGGACATAAGATCGATGACGGTCTTGTCCGGCTGGAATTGGCTGAAGATGCAATGAATATCTGTCGGTCGATGTCTTTATGGCCTATGACTTTCGGTCTTGCCTGCTGTGCTATTGAAATGATGGCTTGCGGTATGGCCCGGTTTGATATGGCCCGGTTCGGTGCAGAAGTTTTCCGGCCATCTGCCCGTCAGGCTGACCTTATGATTGTCGCTGGAACGGTTACTAAAAAAATGGCCCCTGCTGTTGTTCGTCTATATGAGCAGATGCCTGCTCCAAAGTGGGTGTTGGCTCTTGGAAACTGTGCAATTTCCGGTGGTCCATTTAAGTTTAAGGGGCAGTATGGAATTGTAGAGGGAGTTGATAACCTGATTCCTGTCGACGTTTATGTCCCCGGTTGTCCTCCGCGTCCTGAAGCTTTGCTGGAAGGTTTGTTCCAGATTCAGGAGAAGGTAACCGGTAAACGGTGGTGGCCCGTTCCCGAAGCTTTAGAGAAGGAGAATTTCTGA
- a CDS encoding NADH-quinone oxidoreductase subunit C, translating into MQVDERWLGSVTPLMVGRSGYERTGINYNFFLSSNDISSAAESMLAKEYHLENIDALDVTEGFLITYHYAHFEQPDRVAHRVLLPRDKPELPTISAIYQGADWHERECNDFHGIIFSGHPNLIPLLLDPETPNGVLLKNDKSRKPLRDLIDPGKVLFKIDDFSLFDEEVEKQPEQNDT; encoded by the coding sequence ATGCAGGTGGATGAAAGATGGCTTGGCTCTGTGACCCCGCTCATGGTCGGTAGATCCGGCTATGAGCGAACTGGAATTAATTATAACTTTTTTCTGTCCTCCAACGATATCTCTTCCGCAGCAGAATCTATGCTCGCCAAAGAATATCATTTAGAAAATATAGATGCCCTTGATGTAACCGAAGGGTTCCTCATCACATATCACTATGCACATTTCGAACAGCCGGATCGTGTGGCCCATCGGGTGCTTCTCCCTAGGGATAAGCCTGAGTTGCCGACTATTTCTGCAATTTATCAGGGGGCAGACTGGCATGAACGTGAGTGTAATGATTTTCACGGGATAATTTTCAGCGGCCACCCCAATTTGATTCCACTTCTGCTGGACCCTGAGACACCTAATGGTGTGCTTTTAAAGAATGACAAAAGTCGTAAACCTCTGCGGGATTTAATCGATCCCGGAAAGGTCCTTTTTAAAATAGATGACTTTAGTCTCTTTGATGAAGAGGTGGAGAAACAACCTGAACAGAATGATACCTAG
- a CDS encoding NADH-quinone oxidoreductase subunit D, producing the protein MNTFLEGDFYTNHFEKGAEENTMILNMGPQHPSTHGVLRVILELDGEYIVRAEPILGYLHRMHEKMAEVKTWVQFMPNMGRVDYLHPLAWNHAYVGAVEKLAEIEVPERAEFIRVITSEFNRISSHLLWWGAYLLDLGAFTPIMYAFDDREMIMDMMQKCTGSRLTYSNFRIGGVSHDIDAAFVEKAKAFVPYLRSRLPMYKDLVTDNVILRKRIEDVGHMDKNMCNRYGATGPLIRGAGVKHDTRVAESYSVYDRFDWEVPVYHEKDAMARYMVRMEEIEQSLNIIEQALEQLPEGEHIIKKRPKPTWKAPAGEAYFAAESARGKVGIHIVSDGSKIPYRVKLRAPGFSNLSLFAECAKGTMLADAVAILGSLDMVIPEIDR; encoded by the coding sequence ATGAATACATTTCTTGAAGGTGATTTTTACACCAACCATTTTGAGAAGGGTGCTGAAGAAAACACCATGATTCTCAACATGGGACCGCAGCATCCATCCACCCATGGTGTTTTGCGGGTCATCCTCGAATTGGACGGTGAATATATCGTTCGTGCAGAGCCCATTTTAGGCTACCTGCATCGTATGCACGAGAAGATGGCTGAGGTGAAAACATGGGTCCAGTTTATGCCTAACATGGGGAGGGTTGACTACCTGCATCCTCTGGCATGGAACCATGCTTATGTCGGCGCAGTTGAAAAACTTGCTGAAATTGAAGTTCCCGAACGTGCTGAGTTTATCCGGGTGATAACTTCTGAATTTAACCGTATTTCATCCCATTTGCTCTGGTGGGGGGCTTATCTGCTTGATCTCGGTGCTTTTACTCCGATTATGTACGCTTTTGATGATCGTGAAATGATTATGGATATGATGCAGAAGTGTACAGGTTCAAGGCTTACTTACAGCAATTTTCGTATTGGAGGAGTGTCACACGATATTGATGCTGCTTTCGTTGAAAAGGCTAAAGCATTCGTACCTTATCTTCGCAGTCGACTTCCTATGTATAAGGATCTGGTTACCGATAACGTTATTCTTCGTAAACGTATTGAAGATGTAGGGCACATGGATAAAAACATGTGTAATCGTTACGGTGCGACGGGGCCTCTCATCCGTGGAGCAGGGGTTAAGCATGATACTCGTGTTGCAGAGTCTTACTCTGTCTATGATCGTTTTGACTGGGAAGTCCCTGTCTATCATGAAAAAGATGCCATGGCCCGTTATATGGTGCGCATGGAAGAAATAGAACAGAGCCTTAATATTATTGAACAGGCTCTTGAGCAGCTCCCTGAAGGGGAACATATCATTAAAAAGAGACCTAAACCTACATGGAAAGCTCCTGCCGGAGAGGCTTATTTCGCCGCGGAGAGTGCTCGAGGTAAGGTTGGTATTCATATTGTGAGTGACGGAAGTAAGATTCCATACAGAGTTAAACTTCGTGCTCCTGGATTTTCAAATTTAAGCCTGTTCGCTGAATGTGCGAAGGGTACGATGCTGGCTGATGCTGTTGCCATTCTCGGCAGTCTGGACATGGTAATTCCTGAAATCGACAGGTAG
- the nuoH gene encoding NADH-quinone oxidoreductase subunit NuoH, translated as MSQIPVELVKLVIALVAIAAFVGLNGLVLVYLERKIAGHVQRRPGPFEVGPHGLLQPLADAVKLIGKQLFTPKGADKILFWMAPVLSFFPVLLLFLPIPFGPVATGMEMNLGLLLILAFSGLNVLALCLAGWGSNNKWGILGAARAVAQSVAYEIPLLLSVLAIAFQTGSLNLSVVVQGQGGWPWQWNAMVQPLAFIIYFISALGETNRAPFDLPEAESELTAGFHTEYSGMGFGLFFLAEYANMIVVCSVAAALFLGGWQGPFFDGSLWFLLKVYVLLVVMIWLRWTYPRVRFDQLLNINWKWLMPLALANLFITAFVTKLF; from the coding sequence ATGTCTCAAATACCCGTTGAACTAGTGAAACTGGTCATAGCACTGGTGGCAATTGCCGCATTTGTTGGGCTGAACGGGCTGGTTCTGGTTTATCTCGAGCGTAAGATTGCCGGGCACGTTCAGCGCAGACCCGGTCCTTTTGAGGTTGGTCCTCATGGACTCTTGCAGCCGCTTGCAGATGCGGTAAAACTTATCGGAAAACAACTGTTTACTCCTAAGGGAGCTGATAAAATCCTATTTTGGATGGCTCCAGTATTATCTTTTTTTCCGGTATTGCTGCTTTTCCTGCCGATTCCATTCGGTCCGGTTGCTACCGGGATGGAAATGAATCTCGGTCTGTTGTTAATTCTGGCATTTTCCGGCTTGAACGTACTTGCTTTATGTCTGGCTGGATGGGGCTCCAATAATAAATGGGGTATACTTGGAGCGGCAAGAGCTGTGGCTCAGTCCGTTGCATATGAAATCCCGTTGCTGCTATCCGTGCTGGCAATTGCATTTCAGACCGGAAGTTTGAATCTTTCCGTAGTTGTTCAGGGGCAGGGCGGATGGCCATGGCAGTGGAATGCAATGGTGCAGCCTCTTGCCTTTATCATCTATTTCATAAGTGCCTTAGGTGAAACAAACCGTGCTCCTTTTGACCTTCCTGAAGCGGAAAGTGAGCTTACCGCTGGATTCCATACTGAGTATTCCGGTATGGGCTTCGGTCTCTTCTTTCTTGCTGAATATGCCAATATGATTGTTGTATGTTCCGTTGCTGCTGCCCTTTTTCTGGGTGGCTGGCAGGGGCCATTCTTTGATGGCAGTTTATGGTTTCTGTTAAAGGTTTATGTTCTTCTGGTGGTCATGATCTGGCTTCGCTGGACTTATCCGCGAGTACGTTTTGACCAGCTTCTGAATATCAACTGGAAATGGCTCATGCCCCTGGCTCTGGCCAACCTCTTCATAACTGCATTTGTAACTAAGCTTTTCTAG
- a CDS encoding 4Fe-4S binding protein encodes MSAIKKIWEDVASLWSLIVGLKVTGKNFADKQITLHYPRETVSEAQLEGFRGPLELIGKPKNPAKPKCISCMMCVTACPSKCITVVKAKAPKLTEEELQAMKEAEERGEKVNKPKAPKEPAKFLYDYSLCSLCGSCVENCPVSSLKYSSHVYFTSTNRKDFKMDLLERLDRQAAQAESFVESPEAAVETSENSTRKDS; translated from the coding sequence ATGAGTGCAATTAAAAAGATATGGGAAGATGTGGCTTCACTTTGGTCTTTGATCGTAGGACTGAAAGTCACAGGTAAAAACTTTGCCGATAAGCAGATTACACTGCACTATCCCCGTGAAACCGTGAGTGAGGCTCAGCTTGAAGGATTCCGGGGGCCGCTGGAACTGATCGGTAAGCCTAAGAATCCGGCGAAACCCAAATGTATTTCCTGCATGATGTGTGTCACAGCATGTCCCAGTAAATGCATTACTGTGGTTAAAGCAAAGGCTCCAAAACTTACTGAGGAAGAGCTTCAGGCCATGAAAGAAGCGGAAGAGCGCGGTGAAAAGGTAAATAAACCTAAAGCTCCTAAAGAACCTGCAAAGTTTCTTTATGATTATTCGCTCTGCTCATTGTGCGGGTCATGTGTTGAGAACTGTCCTGTTTCTTCACTGAAATATTCGTCCCACGTGTATTTCACCTCCACTAATCGCAAAGATTTCAAAATGGATCTGCTGGAACGACTGGATAGACAGGCTGCACAAGCTGAATCATTTGTCGAAAGTCCCGAAGCTGCTGTTGAAACATCAGAAAATTCAACAAGGAAAGACTCATGA
- a CDS encoding NADH-quinone oxidoreductase subunit J family protein, whose translation MMELLAKIAFAVYAILILGGGTIAVGAHSLVRALVGLICSLLGVAGMYMLMAAPFMAFMQILIYVGAVCVLIFFAIMLSQADAQGIESGTRRPGKAALSALTFIAPVFVIGFILVKFQPASISLPVEVPLITIGKGLLEDYPVAFELISVVLLAAMGGAVLLAFEKKGRKV comes from the coding sequence ATGATGGAATTGCTGGCTAAAATCGCTTTTGCTGTCTACGCCATACTCATTCTGGGCGGCGGGACCATTGCTGTAGGAGCACATAGTCTAGTCCGAGCATTGGTAGGTCTTATCTGCTCACTGCTGGGCGTGGCGGGAATGTATATGCTCATGGCAGCTCCGTTTATGGCTTTCATGCAGATTCTTATCTATGTGGGAGCTGTCTGCGTACTTATTTTCTTTGCCATCATGCTTTCACAAGCTGATGCTCAAGGCATTGAATCCGGGACACGCAGACCTGGTAAAGCTGCACTGTCAGCTCTTACTTTTATAGCTCCGGTTTTTGTAATCGGTTTTATACTTGTTAAATTTCAGCCTGCGTCCATCAGCCTTCCGGTTGAGGTCCCGCTGATTACTATAGGTAAAGGGCTGCTGGAAGACTATCCGGTTGCTTTTGAGCTTATTTCGGTTGTGTTGCTGGCAGCTATGGGCGGAGCTGTTCTGCTGGCCTTTGAAAAGAAAGGGAGGAAAGTATAA
- the nuoK gene encoding NADH-quinone oxidoreductase subunit NuoK, whose translation MSPLLMYQLVALMLLAIGLYGIVWRKSFVGMLISVELMLNGAGLSIVAASQLTEAGNSIGQIAALFIMGLAAAEATLVLAIIVVVARRFKSVETDAVSRLKG comes from the coding sequence ATGAGTCCTCTTTTAATGTATCAGCTTGTGGCTCTTATGCTGCTGGCAATAGGTTTGTACGGCATTGTCTGGCGTAAATCATTTGTGGGTATGCTGATATCTGTTGAACTCATGCTGAACGGGGCAGGGCTATCTATTGTTGCGGCAAGTCAGCTTACCGAAGCAGGCAATTCAATAGGTCAGATAGCCGCACTCTTTATTATGGGACTTGCCGCAGCTGAAGCTACATTGGTTCTTGCAATCATTGTGGTTGTGGCAAGACGGTTTAAGTCTGTTGAAACAGATGCAGTA